Proteins encoded in a region of the Candidatus Methylomirabilota bacterium genome:
- the surE gene encoding 5'/3'-nucleotidase SurE, giving the protein MAAVILVTNDDGVHAAGLDALAAALDELGEVYVVAPDREQSTVGHALTLHRPLRVTQVGERRFAVNGTPSDCVNLAVLGLLPGRPVLVAAGINHGSNLGDDVTYSGTVSAAMEGTLLGVPSMAVSQADAGKAGFEGAAVVARLVASRLLVEGLPAKTLLNVNIPGGTAGGIRMTRLGHRVYREKVVQEVDPRGKPYYWIGAGPPEWAEDEASDIAAVQQGLASVTPLHLDLTHYGALGRMGDWESSLNALLRKRPR; this is encoded by the coding sequence ATGGCGGCGGTGATCCTGGTCACCAACGATGACGGGGTGCACGCCGCGGGGCTCGACGCGCTGGCGGCCGCCCTCGATGAGCTGGGCGAGGTGTACGTGGTCGCGCCGGATCGTGAGCAGAGCACGGTCGGTCACGCGCTGACGCTGCACCGTCCGCTGCGCGTCACGCAGGTGGGCGAGCGGCGATTCGCTGTCAACGGCACGCCATCCGACTGCGTCAACCTTGCGGTGTTGGGGCTCTTGCCCGGGCGTCCGGTGCTCGTAGCGGCGGGCATTAACCACGGCTCGAACCTCGGAGACGACGTCACGTATTCGGGGACCGTGTCGGCCGCGATGGAGGGCACCCTCCTGGGCGTGCCGTCGATGGCCGTGTCGCAGGCGGACGCCGGGAAGGCTGGGTTCGAGGGCGCGGCCGTGGTGGCGCGGCTCGTGGCGAGCCGGCTGCTTGTCGAGGGGCTTCCGGCGAAAACGCTCCTCAACGTCAACATACCGGGCGGGACCGCGGGCGGTATCCGGATGACGCGGCTCGGTCACCGCGTGTACCGGGAGAAGGTGGTGCAGGAGGTCGACCCGCGCGGCAAGCCGTACTACTGGATCGGCGCGGGTCCCCCGGAGTGGGCCGAGGACGAGGCCTCCGACATCGCGGCCGTGCAGCAGGGGCTCGCGAGCGTGACGCCGCTCCACCTCGACCTGACTCACTACGGAGCTCTCGGACGCATGGGGGATTGGGAGAGCAGC